From the Luteolibacter arcticus genome, one window contains:
- a CDS encoding GAF domain-containing sensor histidine kinase: MRFGSVDASRERLESLKSSGLLGDAHGIDFDRVTELAARAVNVPVSLVSLVDEDRQVFAGACGLSEPLKTSRQTPIHYSFCQHAVNLRQPLVIPDARKNPLVAKNPAIEEFGVVAYLGFPVLGAGQHFYGAVCAVDTVPRQWREEEIEVMRGFTSIVSALIEQHLGRVYQKLLTDVILHDLKMPLGRIQAAADVFAARAGELPHGLDALARSLKGSADQANAMVGTLLSKNRQVGRCDDLHGTAQTAAKLLRPRAEEKGIQIRVDETAARIPLELPDRVMAQVLDHLIANSLRFSNIGEVRVRIKRIGEAAIIDVEDDGPGFQAEDYPRIFQRYAPLSAKPTGGEASSGLGLSIVKTLLESEGGTIVLLSRPGESAVFRITVPVRRQD, translated from the coding sequence ATGCGTTTCGGGTCCGTCGATGCCAGCCGCGAGCGATTGGAAAGCTTGAAGTCCTCGGGCTTGTTGGGCGATGCACACGGCATCGACTTCGACCGGGTAACCGAGCTTGCCGCGCGCGCCGTGAATGTCCCGGTGTCCCTGGTTTCCCTGGTGGATGAGGACCGGCAGGTTTTCGCGGGTGCCTGCGGCCTTTCGGAACCGCTCAAGACTTCGAGACAGACGCCGATCCACTACTCCTTTTGCCAGCACGCGGTGAACTTGCGCCAGCCGCTGGTCATTCCCGACGCACGCAAGAATCCGCTGGTGGCGAAGAATCCGGCGATCGAGGAATTCGGGGTGGTCGCTTACCTGGGCTTCCCGGTCCTCGGAGCGGGGCAGCACTTCTATGGTGCGGTGTGCGCGGTCGACACCGTGCCGCGGCAATGGCGCGAAGAGGAGATCGAGGTCATGCGTGGGTTCACGTCGATCGTGTCCGCACTGATCGAACAACATCTGGGACGCGTCTATCAGAAGCTCCTGACAGACGTGATCTTGCACGATCTGAAGATGCCCTTGGGACGAATCCAGGCAGCAGCGGACGTTTTCGCGGCTAGGGCCGGCGAACTGCCGCATGGGCTGGATGCCTTGGCCCGGTCCCTGAAGGGAAGCGCGGACCAAGCGAACGCAATGGTCGGCACGCTGCTGAGCAAGAACCGGCAGGTGGGGCGATGCGACGATCTCCACGGCACGGCCCAAACTGCCGCGAAGCTGCTTCGCCCTCGGGCGGAGGAAAAGGGCATCCAGATCCGCGTCGATGAGACCGCAGCCCGGATTCCCCTGGAACTTCCGGACCGGGTGATGGCGCAGGTGCTCGATCACCTGATCGCGAACTCACTCCGCTTCAGCAACATCGGCGAGGTGCGGGTCCGGATCAAACGGATCGGCGAGGCGGCCATCATCGACGTGGAGGACGACGGCCCCGGATTTCAAGCCGAGGACTACCCCCGGATTTTCCAGCGGTATGCGCCCCTGAGTGCAAAGCCCACCGGCGGCGAAGCCTCCTCAGGTCTGGGTCTTTCGATCGTAAAGACCCTGCTGGAAAGCGAAGGCGGGACCATCGTGCTGCTCAGCCGGCCGGGCGAAAGCGCCGTGTTCCGCATCACGGTGCCGGTGCGGCGCCAGGATTGA
- a CDS encoding dihydrofolate reductase family protein has product MKTPYYTATSLDGFIATEDDSLDWLFPLGDLGESSYPAFISEVGALAMGSATYEWMVRNADRVTAETGSAWPYQQPAWIFSNRELPRIDGADIRFARGDVRLVHAEMCAAADGKNLWIVGGGDLAGQFHDAGLLDELIVQIGSVTLGNGKPLFPRRVLSPRLSLVSVHQVGAGMAELRYKVQKDGEDAPP; this is encoded by the coding sequence GTGAAAACGCCGTATTACACCGCCACGAGCCTTGATGGATTCATCGCGACCGAAGATGACTCGCTGGATTGGCTTTTTCCTCTCGGTGATCTGGGCGAGTCCAGTTATCCGGCCTTTATTTCGGAAGTGGGGGCACTGGCCATGGGATCGGCGACCTACGAATGGATGGTGCGCAACGCCGACAGGGTCACAGCCGAGACGGGTTCCGCGTGGCCTTACCAACAGCCGGCATGGATCTTCTCCAACCGTGAGCTGCCAAGGATCGACGGCGCTGACATCCGGTTCGCCCGTGGCGACGTGCGTTTGGTTCACGCTGAAATGTGTGCAGCAGCCGACGGGAAGAATTTATGGATCGTTGGAGGAGGGGATCTCGCCGGTCAATTTCACGATGCCGGCCTGCTCGACGAGCTAATCGTCCAGATCGGCTCGGTCACCCTTGGCAATGGCAAGCCACTTTTTCCGAGGCGGGTGTTAAGCCCCCGGCTGAGCTTGGTCTCTGTCCACCAGGTGGGTGCCGGCATGGCCGAGCTGCGCTACAAGGTGCAGAAAGACGGGGAAGACGCTCCGCCCTGA